Within the Rickettsia rickettsii genome, the region TTGGAATAAGCTCTATACAAACATTATCTAAATCACGTCACATAGCCTTTGTTAATGCAGGCTGACCACGTATATTCTCGATCGTATTAATATAGCCTCGTCAGACATCTTGGGAATAAGTTTTAAACAACCTTCTTCTAAACCTGCATCAGCAGCTAAAATTAAGGCTGTATTACCATCCTCATCGGATTGATTAAATAAATTAGTATTTTTTATTTTATCAATTAATTTTTCAACTTCTTTTTTATCTTCATCTTTTGCGTGTATTACACACGTTAATTTTTCTAGTAAAGATATTAGTTGATTATATAATATTTCATCTGATTCTTCAGGTGTTGATTCTTTATGCATTCCAAAAATTTTTTTATACGTATAAACATAATTTATCCTTATTAACCTAAAGTTAATTAAAATTACAAAAATAAGTTTACAGATGCAATAGAAATTTAATTGAAGATATAAAATAACGTAACGGGATTTAAAGTAAGGAACAGTGGTGGCCACGGTTGGAATTGAACCAACGACACAAGGATTTTCAGTCCTTTGCTCTACCGACTGAGCTACGTGGCCGTATATACTCGATGAACTTGAAAATTTGGCTTCGTCGTTTTTGTAAGTCCTCGGATACTCACGTATTAGTACGCTCTGCTCTTCGGCTTACAGACTCCTTGATCTTTTCCAAGTTGATCTTCGTCTATACTATTCTTTCATTTATTAGGGTATAAGGCAATATAACTTAAGCTTATAATAGATTAATCGGCTTTTGTCTATTCTTAATTAGTAATATTAGACAAAAATACTTAATTATGATATCATGAGTGTTTATTTTTATAACGGTTTTTATGATCAAAATCGGCAATATTGAGCTTTCTTCAAATATTATACTAGCTCCAATGTCGGGTGTTACGGATTTGGAATTTAGAAGATTAGTGAAAAGATTTGGTGCAGGGCTTGTAGTTTCTGAAATGGTAGCAAGTAGAGCAATGATTGTGGAATCTAGGCAGTCACTAAAAAAAAGTGCCATTATGCGTGATGATGCAACAAGTGCTTGCGTACAGCTAGCAGGCTGTGAGCCGAATGTGATAGCAGAAGCTGCTAAAATGAATGAGGGTATGGGGGCAAAAATTATCGATCTTAATTTTGGCTGTCCGGCGAAAAAAGTAGTAGGCGGTTATTCAGGCTCGGCTCTAATGAGGGATGAGCAGCTGGCAGCTAAAATTTTTGAAGCTACCGTTGAAGCGGTTAAGCTGCCGGTAACCGTTAAAATGCGTATGGGTTGGGATGATAATACGAAAAACGCTCCGACTTTAGCCAAAATTGCTGAAAGCTCAGGTGTTCAGATGATTACCGTTCACGGTAGAACTAGATGCCAGTTTTATTCCGGTAATGCCGATTGGGATTTTATACGATCAGTTAAAGAATCGGTAAAGATTCCGGTTATTGCTAATGGTGATATTACTAATTTTGCTAAGGCAAAAGAAGCCCTACAAAAATCCGGTGCAGACGGTATTATGGTCGGTAGAGGAGCATATGGCAAACCTTGGCTTATTTCACAAATTGATCATTATCTTAAAACAGGTGAAGAAAAATCTGCTCCCTCTATAGCAGAGCAGCTAGATATCGTAACCAAGCATTATGAGGCAATACTTGATTATTATGGTGAATCTGTAGGCGTACCTATTGCACGTAAGCATATTGGCTGGTATAGTAGCGGTTTACCGAATTCAGCAGAGTTTAGAGGTGCTGTTAATTTAATGAACGATCCTC harbors:
- the dusB gene encoding tRNA dihydrouridine synthase DusB, translating into MIKIGNIELSSNIILAPMSGVTDLEFRRLVKRFGAGLVVSEMVASRAMIVESRQSLKKSAIMRDDATSACVQLAGCEPNVIAEAAKMNEGMGAKIIDLNFGCPAKKVVGGYSGSALMRDEQLAAKIFEATVEAVKLPVTVKMRMGWDDNTKNAPTLAKIAESSGVQMITVHGRTRCQFYSGNADWDFIRSVKESVKIPVIANGDITNFAKAKEALQKSGADGIMVGRGAYGKPWLISQIDHYLKTGEEKSAPSIAEQLDIVTKHYEAILDYYGESVGVPIARKHIGWYSSGLPNSAEFRGAVNLMNDPLAVKEKIAEFYTSVMETNKLKEF